From Rhododendron vialii isolate Sample 1 chromosome 10a, ASM3025357v1, the proteins below share one genomic window:
- the LOC131302310 gene encoding uncharacterized protein LOC131302310: MDEEGKRGKEGAVLEGVASIALLPCGSISGHFIQLPHSVCYGLHGTELACERECSRGEDYRLIKLTITDYASKEERDVVVECRGHDAARFCNVDHAHGWEKDVVGMVEQEHGKCKILVSFECETLKAEKEAEEHIMKFMPKLAGMDAVVNVGQMRIEGLEFEVGVGNECVHESM, from the exons atGG ATGAAGAAGGAAAGAGAGGGAAGGAGGGGGCAGTATTGGAAGGGGTTGCATCCATTGCATTGTTGCCATGTGGGTCCATCTCTGGACACTTCATTCAACTTCCCCATTCTGTCTGCTATGGCCTCCATGGCACTG AGTTGGCATGTGAAAGGGAATGCAGCAGAGGTGAGGATTACCGCTTGATCAAGCTCACAATCACGGACTATGCC AGTAAAGAAGAAcgtgatgtggtggtggagtgtAGAGGACATGATGCTGCTCGGTTTTGTAATGTTGATCATGCTCATGG GTGGGAGAAGGATGTTGTTGGTATGGTTGAACAGGAGCATGGGAAATGCaagattttagtttcttttgaATGTGAGACTCTGAAAGCTGAGAAAGAAGCAGAGGAACATATAATGAAGTTCATGCCCAAATTAGCTGGGATGGATGCCGTTG TTAATGTAGGCCAGATGAGAATTGAAGGGCTGGAATTCGAAGTAGGTGTAGGAAATGAGTGCGTCCACGAGAGTATGTAA
- the LOC131302268 gene encoding pentatricopeptide repeat-containing protein At3g29290 isoform X2 — protein MVEILSNLLAITTTSHGYSCSYHSCSPGIHEYRTHYPYFSCCIYLSSDTKSNRRRAKSYGLKMMTLPYRWRKDIKSSHVCDSSFAFQRKVAIVEYGLACEEENILSRREKEETDLNLLKLKPPPWGSSSIQLDSDSETGGANRSSTISERAGTRNDNRHRVHFLEERNEERLSERILNLSRTNKSRSAMELYWSMEYSGLKPTLHACNSLILCLLRNKMLDDALSIFKAMKASDNITGHTCSLVLKAIGNAQGCDAALDIFEELGRNGNCKKVFDTVVYNTMISLCGKGNDWVETLRIWRSMKENGLAGTAVTYSLLVSIFVRCGQNELAIDAYHEMLQDRLNPATDEMQAIIGACGKEGKWDLALNVFENMLKRGLKPNLVTCNALINAFGKDGKVKLAFRIYSLLKSFGHSPDSYTWNALIGALYRANRHADALHLFESIQKEKMPQLDLHIYNTCLMSCQRLGWWDRALQLLWQMEASGLPVSTPSYNLVIGACEVARKPNVALEVYEHMLDRKCASDTFTLLALIRVCIWGSLWYEVEQMLNGTPDASLYNAAIQGMCLRGKSNLAKKLYARMRRISLKPDGKTRALMLQIFTERPVPLRKR, from the exons ATGGTAGAAATACTGAGCAATTTATTAGCAATCACCACTACATCCCATGGGTATAGCTGCTCATATCACTCATGTAGCCCAGGTATCCATGAATATAGAACCCATTAtccttatttttcttgttgtatATACCTTAGTTCAGACACAAAATCAAACAGAAGGCGTGCCAAAAGCTATGGCCTGAAGATGATGACCTTGCCTTATCGATGGCGTAAAGACATAAAATCATCACATGTGTGTGATAGTTCTTTCGCATTCCAGCGAAAGGTTGCTATTGTCGAATATGGGTTAGCTTGTGAAGAAGAAAATATATTGAGTagaagagagaaggaagaaactGATTTGAACCTACTGAAACTGAAACCACCTCCTTGGGGTAGTTCATCGATTCAACTGGACTCGGATTCTGAAACCGGCGGTGCTAATCGGTCTTCGACAATTTCAGAAAGGGCGGGAACTAGAAACGATAATAGGCATAGGGTTCATTTTCTTGAGGAAAGAAATGAAGAGAGGTTATCAGAAAGAATTTTGAACCTTAGCAGAACGAATAAGAGTAGAAGTGCAATGGAGTTGTATTGGTCCATGGAGTATTCAGGTCTTAAACCGACTTTACATGCATGTAATTCTCTTATCTTGTGCCTCTTGAGGAACAAAATGTTGGATGATGCTCTAAGCATTTTTAAAGCGATGAAAGCAAGTGACAATATCACTGGCCATACTTGTAGCTTGGTACTTAAAGCAATTGGAAATGCTCAAGGCTGTGACGCAGCTTTGGACATTTTTGAGGAATTAGGAAGAAATGGTAATTGTAAAAAAGTCTTTGACACAGTTGTTTATAACACAATGATATCATTATGTGGCAAAGGGAACGATTGGGTTGAGACACTCAGAATTTGGAGAAGTATGAAGGAAAATGGCCTCGCTGGAACAGCAGTCACTTATTCCCTATTAGTTTCTATATTTGTGCGTTGTGGTCAGAATGAACTAGCTATTGATGCCTACCATGAGATGCTTCAAGATAGGTTGAATCCTGCTACTGATGAGATGCAAGCTATTATTGGAGCTTGTGGTAAGGAGGGGAAGTGGGATTTGGCTCTTAATGTGTTTGAAAATATGTTGAAGAGGGGTTTGAAGCCTAATCTGGTCACATGCAATGCACTGATTAACGCATTCGGAAAGGACGGGAAAGTGAAGCTAGCATTTAGAATTTACAGCTTGTTGAAATCTTTTGGTCATTCTCCGGATTCGTACACATGGAATGCCCTGATTGGTGCCTTGTATAGGGCAAATCGACATGCTGATGCTCTTCATTTATTTGAGAGCATACAAAAGGAGAAAATGCCTCAGTTAGATTTGCATATATACAATACCTGTTTGATGTCGTGCCAAAGGCTTGGTTGGTGGGATAGAGCTTTGCAGCTACTATGGCAAATGGAAGCTTCTGGACTTCCTGTTTCAACTCCCTCGTATAATCTTGTTATTGGAGCTTGTGAGGTGGCAAGGAAGCCAAATGTTGCCTTGGAAGTGTATGAGCACATGTTGGACCGAAAGTGTGCTTCAGACACATTCACTCTATTGGCTTTAATTAGAGTTTGTATCTGGGGTTCACTTTGGTATGAAGTGGAGCAAATGCTAAAC GGTACACCAGATGCATCTCTCTATAATGCTGCCATTCAAGGAATGTGTTTAAGAGGCAAGAGTAATTTAGCAAAGAAATTATACGCAAGAATGCGTAGGATCAGTCTTAAACCTGATGGTAAAACAAGGGCATTGATGCTTCAAATCTTTACCGAAAGACCTGTCCCATTACGCAAAAG GTAA
- the LOC131302268 gene encoding pentatricopeptide repeat-containing protein At3g29290 isoform X1: MVEILSNLLAITTTSHGYSCSYHSCSPGIHEYRTHYPYFSCCIYLSSDTKSNRRRAKSYGLKMMTLPYRWRKDIKSSHVCDSSFAFQRKVAIVEYGLACEEENILSRREKEETDLNLLKLKPPPWGSSSIQLDSDSETGGANRSSTISERAGTRNDNRHRVHFLEERNEERLSERILNLSRTNKSRSAMELYWSMEYSGLKPTLHACNSLILCLLRNKMLDDALSIFKAMKASDNITGHTCSLVLKAIGNAQGCDAALDIFEELGRNGNCKKVFDTVVYNTMISLCGKGNDWVETLRIWRSMKENGLAGTAVTYSLLVSIFVRCGQNELAIDAYHEMLQDRLNPATDEMQAIIGACGKEGKWDLALNVFENMLKRGLKPNLVTCNALINAFGKDGKVKLAFRIYSLLKSFGHSPDSYTWNALIGALYRANRHADALHLFESIQKEKMPQLDLHIYNTCLMSCQRLGWWDRALQLLWQMEASGLPVSTPSYNLVIGACEVARKPNVALEVYEHMLDRKCASDTFTLLALIRVCIWGSLWYEVEQMLNQGTPDASLYNAAIQGMCLRGKSNLAKKLYARMRRISLKPDGKTRALMLQIFTERPVPLRKR, encoded by the exons ATGGTAGAAATACTGAGCAATTTATTAGCAATCACCACTACATCCCATGGGTATAGCTGCTCATATCACTCATGTAGCCCAGGTATCCATGAATATAGAACCCATTAtccttatttttcttgttgtatATACCTTAGTTCAGACACAAAATCAAACAGAAGGCGTGCCAAAAGCTATGGCCTGAAGATGATGACCTTGCCTTATCGATGGCGTAAAGACATAAAATCATCACATGTGTGTGATAGTTCTTTCGCATTCCAGCGAAAGGTTGCTATTGTCGAATATGGGTTAGCTTGTGAAGAAGAAAATATATTGAGTagaagagagaaggaagaaactGATTTGAACCTACTGAAACTGAAACCACCTCCTTGGGGTAGTTCATCGATTCAACTGGACTCGGATTCTGAAACCGGCGGTGCTAATCGGTCTTCGACAATTTCAGAAAGGGCGGGAACTAGAAACGATAATAGGCATAGGGTTCATTTTCTTGAGGAAAGAAATGAAGAGAGGTTATCAGAAAGAATTTTGAACCTTAGCAGAACGAATAAGAGTAGAAGTGCAATGGAGTTGTATTGGTCCATGGAGTATTCAGGTCTTAAACCGACTTTACATGCATGTAATTCTCTTATCTTGTGCCTCTTGAGGAACAAAATGTTGGATGATGCTCTAAGCATTTTTAAAGCGATGAAAGCAAGTGACAATATCACTGGCCATACTTGTAGCTTGGTACTTAAAGCAATTGGAAATGCTCAAGGCTGTGACGCAGCTTTGGACATTTTTGAGGAATTAGGAAGAAATGGTAATTGTAAAAAAGTCTTTGACACAGTTGTTTATAACACAATGATATCATTATGTGGCAAAGGGAACGATTGGGTTGAGACACTCAGAATTTGGAGAAGTATGAAGGAAAATGGCCTCGCTGGAACAGCAGTCACTTATTCCCTATTAGTTTCTATATTTGTGCGTTGTGGTCAGAATGAACTAGCTATTGATGCCTACCATGAGATGCTTCAAGATAGGTTGAATCCTGCTACTGATGAGATGCAAGCTATTATTGGAGCTTGTGGTAAGGAGGGGAAGTGGGATTTGGCTCTTAATGTGTTTGAAAATATGTTGAAGAGGGGTTTGAAGCCTAATCTGGTCACATGCAATGCACTGATTAACGCATTCGGAAAGGACGGGAAAGTGAAGCTAGCATTTAGAATTTACAGCTTGTTGAAATCTTTTGGTCATTCTCCGGATTCGTACACATGGAATGCCCTGATTGGTGCCTTGTATAGGGCAAATCGACATGCTGATGCTCTTCATTTATTTGAGAGCATACAAAAGGAGAAAATGCCTCAGTTAGATTTGCATATATACAATACCTGTTTGATGTCGTGCCAAAGGCTTGGTTGGTGGGATAGAGCTTTGCAGCTACTATGGCAAATGGAAGCTTCTGGACTTCCTGTTTCAACTCCCTCGTATAATCTTGTTATTGGAGCTTGTGAGGTGGCAAGGAAGCCAAATGTTGCCTTGGAAGTGTATGAGCACATGTTGGACCGAAAGTGTGCTTCAGACACATTCACTCTATTGGCTTTAATTAGAGTTTGTATCTGGGGTTCACTTTGGTATGAAGTGGAGCAAATGCTAAAC CAGGGTACACCAGATGCATCTCTCTATAATGCTGCCATTCAAGGAATGTGTTTAAGAGGCAAGAGTAATTTAGCAAAGAAATTATACGCAAGAATGCGTAGGATCAGTCTTAAACCTGATGGTAAAACAAGGGCATTGATGCTTCAAATCTTTACCGAAAGACCTGTCCCATTACGCAAAAG GTAA
- the LOC131302259 gene encoding chaperone protein ClpB3, chloroplastic-like, translating into MASMTSVPGVRFLAPPPSSYGDRAALFSKQPLSSLRFSAKQGSLKTLNSLRLSKTSDGLFLRRRVERSVVVRCDASNGGRITQQEFTEMAWQGIVSSPEVAKENKHQIVETEHLMKALLEQKNGLARRIFSKAGVDNTRLLEATDQYIKRQPKVLGESAGSMLGRDLEALIQRARDYKKEYSDSFVSVEHLVLGFAQDNRFGKQLFKDFQISLNTLRNTIQAIRGNQNVIDQDPEGKYEALEKYGKDLTAMARAGKLDPVIGRDDEIRRCIQILSRRTKNNPVLIGEPGVGKTAISEGLAQRIVQGDVPQALMNRRLISLDMGALIAGAKYRGEFEDRLKAVLREVTESDGQTILFIDEIHTVVGAGATNGAMDAGNLLKPMLGRGELRCIGATTLDEYRKYLEKDPALERRFQQVYVDQPTVEDTISILRGLRERYELHHGVRISDGALVEAAILSDRYISGRFLPDKAIDLVDEAAAKLKMEITSKPTALDEINRSVLKLEMERLSLTNDTDKASKDRLSRLEAELAVLKEKQAQLNEQWEHEKTVMTRLQSIKEEIDRVNLEIQQAEREYDLNRAAELKYGSLNSLQRQLETAEKELDEYIKSGKSMLREEVTGSDIAEIVSKWTGIPISKLQQSEREKLLHLEEELHKRVVGQDPAVTSIAEAIQRSRAGLSDPHRPIASFMFMGPTGVGKTELAKALASYMFNTEEALVRIDMSEYMEKHAVSRLIGAPPGYVGYEEGGQLTETVRRRPYAVILFDEIEKAHSDVFNVFLQILDDGRVTDSQGRTVSFTNTVIIMTSNVGSQYILNMDDDTLPKEMAYETIKQRVMEAARSVFRPEFMNRVDEYIVFQPLSREQINRIVKLQLERVQKRIADRKMKIIVTDGAVQLLGSLGYDPNYGARPVKRVIQQNVENELAKGILRGEFKDEDTVLIDTEVMAFSNGQLPQQKLVFKRLEPSSEAPAAENQEAFSQTVI; encoded by the exons ATGGCCTCCATGACGTCAGTGCCCGGCGTCCGGTTTCTTGCTCCGCCGCCCTCCAGTTATGGAGACAGAGCCGCCTTGTTCTCGAAGCAACCTCTCTCGTCTCTGAGGTTCTCCGCCAAACAAGGTTCCCTCAAAACCCTGAATTCGTTGAGATTGAGCAAGACTAGCGATGGTTTGTTTCTCAGGAGAAGAGTCGAGAGGTCGGTTGTAGTTCGATGCGACGCTTCTAATGGAGGAAGG ATTACCCAACAAGAGTTCACGGAAATGGCTTGGCAAGGTATTGTGTCATCGCCAGAAGTGGCAAAAGAGAACAAGCATCAGATAGTGGAGACAGAGCATTTGATGAAGGCCCTGCTGGAGCAGAAGAATGGCCTTGCTCGCCGTATCTTCTCCAAGGCCGGGGTGGACAATACGCGTCTTCTAGAAGCTACTGATCAGTACATCAAGCGCCAACCAAAG GTTCTTGGAGAGTCGGCGGGTTCAATGTTAGGGCGGGATTTGGAAGCCCTGATACAGCGAGCCAGGGACTACAAGAAAGAGTACAGTGATTCATTTGTGTCAGTAGAGCATTTGGTGCTTGGTTTTGCACAAGACAATCGATTTGGGAAACAGTTGTTTAAGGATTTCCAAATTTCACTCAACACCTTAAGAAATACCATACAAGCCATTAGGGGAAACCAGAACGTCATTGACCAAG ATCCTGAAGGCAAATATGAAGCACTAGAGAAATATGGCAAAGATTTGACAGCCATGGCAAGAGCAGGAAAGCTTGACCCCGTCATAGGAAGAGATGATGAAATACGCAGATGTATTCAGATTCTCTCCCGGAGAACAAAGAACAATCCTGTGCTTATTGGTGAGCCTGGTGTTGGTAAAACGGCAATTTCAGAAGG GCTTGCCCAGAGAATTGTACAAGGGGATGTGCCTCAGGCTTTAATGAACCGGAGG TTGATATCCCTTGACATGGGTGCACTTATTGCTGGGGCAAAGTATCGTGGAGAATTTGAAGATCGGCTGAAGGCTGTGCTGCGGGAAGTAACAGAATCGGATGGACAAACTATTCTTTTCATTGACGAGATCCACACGGTTGTTGGGGCAG GTGCTACAAATGGTGCAATGGATGCTGGCAATCTCTTGAAGCCCATGCTTGGTCGCGGAGAATTGAGATGCATTGGTGCAACGACATTGGATGAATATCGTAAATATCTTGAAAAGGATCCAGCATTGGAACGCCGTTTCCAGCAAGTTTATGTTGATCAACCAACAGTGGAAGATACAATCTCTATTCTTCGTGGACTGCGTGAAAGATATGAGCTGCATCATGGAGTTCGCATTTCTGACGGTGCACTTGTTGAAGCAGCAATTCTCTCGGATCGTTATATCAGCGGGCGTTTTTTACCTGACAAAG CTATAGATCTGGTCGATGAAGCAGCTGCTAAACTGAAAATGGAAATCACTTCAAAACCTACAGCCCTTGATGAGATAAACCGTTCAGTGTTGAAGCTGGAGATGGAGAGACTCTCTCTTACAAATGATACAGACAAAGCTTCCAAAGATAGGTTGAGTCGTCTTGAAGCAGAGCTTGCTGTCTTAAAAGAGAAGCAAGCGCAACTGAATGAGCAGTGGGAACATGAAAAAACTGTCATGACACGCCTACAGTCGATTAAAGAAGAG ATCGACAGGGTAAATCTTGAGATCCAACAGGCTGAGCGGGAATACGATCTTAATCGTGCTGCTGAACTCAAGTATGGGAGTTTGAACTCTTTGCAGCGTCAACTTGAAACTGCAGAAAAAGAATTGGATGAGTACATTAAGTCAGGGAAGTCCATGCTCAGGGAGGAAGTTACCGGAAGCGACATTGCCGAAATTGTAAGTAAGTGGACAGGAATTCCCATTTCCAAGTTACAACAATCAGAGAGGGAGAAGTTATTACATTTGGAAGAAGAATTGCATAAACGTGTTGTGGGTCAAGATCCTGCGGTGACATCTATTGCTGAGGCCATCCAACGATCTCGAGCAGGTCTCTCGGATCCTCACCGTCCAATTGCCAGTTTTATGTTCATGGGTCCCACGGGTGTTGGGAAGACGGAGTTAGCAAAGGCATTGGCTTCCTACATGTTCAATACAGAAGAAGCCCTTGTGCGAATTGATATGAGCGAGTACATGGAAAAGCATGCAGTTTCAAGGTTGATAGGAGCCCCACCTGGTTATGTAGGGTACGAGGAAGGTGGGCAACTGACAGAGACGGTTCGCAGGAGGCCTTACGCGGTTATCTTGTTTGATGAGATAGAAAAGGCCCATTCTGATGTGTTTAATGTGTTCCTTCAAATTTTGGATGACGGAAGAGTTACTGACTCGCAAGGTCGCACTGTTAGTTTCACCAACACTGTTATCATTATGACTTCTAATGTGGGGTCACAATACATACTAAATATGGATGACGATACCTTACCAAAGGAGATGGCCTATGAGACTATCAAGCAGAGGGTAATGGAAGCGGCAAGATCGGTTTTCCGCCCTGAGTTCATGAACCGTGTGGACGAGTACATAGTGTTCCAGCCTCTAAGCCGTGAGCAGATTAATCGTATTGTGAAGTTGCAG TTGGAACGAGTGCAGAAGAGGATAGCAGATCGAAAAATGAAGATCATAGTGACCGATGGTGCTGTTCAACTCCTTGGAAGTCTAGGTTACGACCCCAACTATGGTGCTAGGCCAGTGAAGCGGGTGATTCAGCAGAATGTTGAAAATGAACTGGCCAAAGGCATCTTGCGAGGAGAGTTCAAGGACGAGGACACTGTGCTAATAGACACAGAAGTTATGGCATTCTCAAATGGCCAGCTTCCACAGCAAAAGCTGGTCTTCAAGAGGTTGGAACCCAGTTCAGAGGCTCCTGCTGCAGAAAACCAAGAGGCTTTCTCACAGACTGTGATCTGA
- the LOC131302314 gene encoding membrane-anchored ubiquitin-fold protein 1-like: protein MAEVQDQFEIKFRLTDGSDIGPKSFPAAASVATLKESILSQWPKEKENGPRTVKDVKIISAGRILENSRTLGECRSPLCDVPGGVTTMHVLVQAPPSDKGKKLSKGRKQNKCGCGIL from the exons ATGGCTGAAGTGCAAGACCAATTTGAGATCAAGTTCAGGTTGACCGACGGATCGGATATCGGCCCCAAAAGCTTTCCTGCAGCTGCAAGTGTTGCAACTTTGAAGGAAAGCATCCTTTCTCAATGGCCTAAAG AGAAGGAGAATGGTCCGAGGACGGTGAAAGATGTGAAGATAATCAGTGCAGGAAGAATTCTGGAGAACAGCAGAACATTGGGAGAGTGCAGAAGCCCATTATGTGATGTTCCGGGTGGAGTTACAACCATGCATGTCTTAGTCCAAGCACCGCCTTCGGATAAAG GGAAGAAACTGTCAAAGGGACGAAAGCAGAACAAGTGTGGATGTGGTATATTATAA